The following are encoded in a window of Amycolatopsis lexingtonensis genomic DNA:
- a CDS encoding ATP-dependent Clp protease ATP-binding subunit, with protein sequence MFERFTDRARRVVVLAQEEARMLNHNYIGTEHILLGLIHEGEGVAAKALESLGIALEGVRQQVEEIIGQGQQAPSGHIPFTPRAKKVLELSLREALQLGHNYIGTEHILLGLIREGEGVAAQVLVKLGADLNRVRQQVLQLLSGYQGGKESTETGSGRGEGTPSSSLVLDQFGRNMTVLAREGKLDPVIGRGKEIERVMQVLSRRTKNNPVLIGEPGVGKTAVVEGLAQSIVKGEVPETLKDKQLYTLDLGSLVAGSRYRGDFEERLKKVLKEIKTRGDIILFIDELHTLVGAGAAEGAIDAASILKPMLARGELQTIGATTLEEYRKYIEKDAALERRFQPIQVGEPSLEHTIEILKGLRDRYEAHHRVSITDSALVAAATLADRYINDRFLPDKAIDLIDEAGARMRIRRMTAPPDLREFDEKIANVRRDKESAIDAQDFERAARLRDEEKTLLGQKGEREKQWKDGDLDVVAEVDDEQIAEVLANWTGIPVFKLTEEETTRLLRMEDELHKRIIGQEDAVKAVSQAIRRTRAGLKDPKRPSGSFIFAGPSGVGKTELSKALASFLFGEDDALIQIDMGEFHDRYTASRLFGAPPGYVGYEEGGQLTEKVRRKPFSVVLFDEIEKAHQEIYNTLLQVLEDGRLTDGQGRTVDFKNTVLIFTSNLGTSDISKSVSLGFAGANDTTNRYEKMKQKVNEEMKKHFRPEFLNRIDDIIVFHQLTQEQIIMMVDLMIGRVETQLRAKDMELELTEKAKSLLAKRGFDPVLGARPLRRTIQREIEDQLSEKILFGEVEPGQIILVDVEGWSGNPEDKDDQAKFTFRGERKPSSVPDAPPVSIGAGHEEQGGEAEGE encoded by the coding sequence GCGCCAGCAGGTCGAAGAGATCATCGGCCAGGGCCAGCAGGCGCCGAGCGGGCACATCCCGTTCACGCCGCGCGCCAAGAAGGTGCTGGAGCTGTCACTGCGCGAAGCGCTGCAGCTCGGCCACAACTACATCGGCACCGAGCACATCCTGCTGGGCCTGATCCGCGAGGGCGAGGGCGTCGCCGCGCAGGTGCTGGTCAAGCTGGGTGCGGACCTCAACCGGGTCCGCCAGCAGGTGCTGCAGCTGCTCTCGGGCTACCAGGGCGGCAAGGAGTCCACCGAAACCGGTTCCGGCCGCGGTGAGGGCACCCCGTCGTCGTCGCTGGTCCTGGACCAGTTCGGCCGCAACATGACCGTGCTCGCCCGCGAGGGCAAGCTCGACCCGGTCATCGGGCGCGGCAAGGAGATCGAGCGGGTCATGCAGGTGCTGTCCCGCCGGACCAAGAACAACCCGGTGCTCATCGGCGAGCCCGGCGTCGGCAAGACCGCCGTCGTCGAGGGCCTCGCGCAGAGCATCGTCAAGGGCGAGGTGCCCGAGACGCTCAAGGACAAGCAGCTCTACACGCTGGACCTGGGCTCCCTGGTCGCCGGCTCCCGCTACCGCGGTGACTTCGAAGAGCGCCTGAAGAAGGTGCTCAAGGAGATCAAGACCCGCGGCGACATCATCCTGTTCATCGACGAGCTGCACACGCTGGTCGGGGCGGGTGCCGCCGAGGGCGCGATCGACGCGGCTTCGATCCTGAAGCCGATGCTCGCCCGCGGTGAGCTGCAGACGATCGGCGCGACCACGCTCGAGGAGTACCGCAAGTACATCGAGAAGGACGCCGCCCTCGAGCGCCGGTTCCAGCCGATCCAGGTCGGCGAGCCGTCGCTGGAGCACACGATCGAGATCCTCAAGGGCCTGCGCGACCGGTACGAGGCGCACCACCGCGTCTCGATCACCGACTCGGCGCTGGTCGCCGCCGCGACCCTGGCGGACCGGTACATCAACGACCGGTTCCTCCCGGACAAGGCGATCGACCTGATCGACGAGGCCGGCGCCCGGATGCGCATCCGCCGGATGACCGCGCCGCCGGACCTGCGCGAGTTCGACGAGAAGATCGCGAACGTCCGCCGCGACAAGGAGTCCGCGATCGACGCGCAGGACTTCGAGCGGGCCGCCCGCCTGCGTGACGAGGAGAAGACCCTCCTCGGCCAGAAGGGCGAGCGGGAGAAGCAGTGGAAGGACGGCGACCTCGACGTCGTCGCCGAGGTCGACGACGAGCAGATCGCGGAGGTGCTGGCCAACTGGACCGGCATCCCGGTGTTCAAGCTGACCGAGGAGGAGACCACCCGGCTGCTGCGCATGGAGGACGAGCTCCACAAGCGCATCATCGGCCAGGAGGACGCGGTCAAGGCCGTCTCGCAGGCGATCCGCCGTACGCGTGCGGGCCTGAAGGACCCGAAGCGCCCGTCGGGCTCGTTCATCTTCGCCGGCCCGTCCGGTGTCGGTAAGACCGAGCTGTCCAAGGCGCTGGCCTCGTTCCTGTTCGGCGAGGACGACGCGCTCATCCAGATCGACATGGGCGAGTTCCACGACCGCTACACCGCTTCGCGGCTCTTCGGTGCCCCTCCGGGCTACGTGGGCTACGAAGAGGGCGGCCAGCTGACGGAGAAGGTGCGTCGCAAGCCGTTCTCGGTGGTCCTGTTCGACGAGATCGAGAAGGCGCACCAGGAGATCTACAACACGCTCCTGCAGGTGCTGGAGGACGGCCGCCTGACCGACGGTCAGGGCCGCACGGTCGACTTCAAGAACACGGTCCTCATCTTCACGTCCAACCTGGGCACGTCGGACATCTCGAAGTCCGTCTCCCTCGGGTTCGCCGGTGCCAACGACACCACGAACCGGTACGAGAAGATGAAGCAGAAGGTCAACGAGGAAATGAAGAAGCATTTCCGCCCGGAGTTCCTGAACCGGATCGATGACATCATCGTGTTCCACCAGCTGACGCAGGAACAGATCATCATGATGGTCGACCTGATGATCGGCCGCGTGGAGACCCAGCTGCGCGCCAAGGACATGGAGCTGGAGCTGACCGAGAAGGCCAAGTCCCTCCTGGCCAAGCGCGGCTTCGACCCGGTGCTGGGCGCCCGCCCGCTGCGCCGGACGATCCAGCGCGAGATCGAAGACCAGCTGTCGGAGAAGATCCTGTTCGGCGAGGTCGAGCCGGGTCAGATCATCCTGGTCGACGTCGAAGGCTGGAGCGGCAACCCGGAGGACAAGGACGACCAGGCGAAGTTCACCTTCCGCGGTGAGCGCAAGCCGTCGTCGGTCCCGGACGCCCCGCCGGTGAGCATCGGCGCGGGCCACGAGGAGCAGGGCGGCGAAGCCGAAGGCGAGTGA
- a CDS encoding BTAD domain-containing putative transcriptional regulator: MRVALLGPLRAAEDDGTPIDIGGARLRMLLARLALDAGRAVPADALVDGLWGGEPPSDAANALQSLVSRLRKALPVAVESGPGGYRLAVAREDVDAERFERLAAEGRRELAAGRDGYAAELLAEALGLWHGDALADVLDAPFAQAPARRLAGLRAEAAEDRFEALIRLGEHNGVLADLTAAAEADPLRERLAGLRMRALCAAGRQSEALSVYAGIRRTLADQLGVDPSAELQEIHVAALRGELAPPSPVADRLPTRLTTFIGRDDELKLLAELLGGARLVTLTGPGGAGKTRLATEAASRHPAQQRGRVWFAALAGVRDPDDLGGALLSALEVRDIRSTDTEIRRPLDPLDQVVEVLGGAEALLVLDNCEHVVDAAAALADELLQRAPRLRILATSREPLAITGEALCPLGPLPVPAERAAPAEAAELDSTRLFLDRAAAVRPDFVLDESTVDQVGEICRRLDGMPLALELAAARLRSMTVAQIAGRLGDRFRLLTSGSRTALPRQRTLRAVVEWSWDLLTEAELVLARRLAVFAGGAELAPVEAVCADELLPAADVPYVLGSLVEKSIVDTVEGASGEPRYRMLETLRAYATERLVESGEHDRMRRAMASFYAELAQRLEPTLRTAEQLRAIDQYEAENANMVAALRGAIEMSDVDNAVELLDGMFWYLTILGQGSRVGGLIRETLDFGDRLPPAVGAAYRALVYLMDAIPVRSDQSEILRLVDECVRTNAVERYPGLAVALPMLAFLGGDREIALREVHRAQTSADAWTRAGGHWVESFLLDDAGDVAGADRARDLAHAGFQSVGDRWGTAMTLSFKAYALSQDGDSAKAIEIYQEGLALSIELRSYEDAVQHWWRLAVERARAGDFEGAWRDQEAAERYGEHITNLQHRAILMFGRLELLLRTGELTEARALLDRVTAMGGDDWFPGGIGDEFVHAFEARILLAQGRADEAESHAVVAIRATSRRGDMPDMAGAVELLAMIRARQGKPETAARVLAASAVIRGRLDLGSPEVRELVDDLRAALPDYDAVHDETRALSKQDAIDWLMAGLD, translated from the coding sequence ATGCGCGTCGCGCTGCTGGGCCCGCTGCGTGCGGCGGAAGACGACGGCACCCCGATCGACATCGGCGGTGCGCGCCTCCGCATGCTCTTGGCCCGGCTCGCGCTGGACGCCGGGCGCGCGGTGCCCGCCGACGCGCTCGTCGACGGCCTGTGGGGCGGCGAACCGCCGTCCGATGCGGCCAACGCCCTCCAGTCGCTGGTTTCGCGGCTGCGGAAAGCGCTGCCGGTGGCGGTCGAATCCGGGCCGGGCGGCTACCGGCTGGCGGTCGCGCGGGAAGACGTCGACGCGGAGCGGTTCGAACGGCTCGCCGCCGAGGGCCGCCGCGAGCTGGCCGCGGGCCGGGACGGCTACGCGGCCGAGCTGCTCGCCGAGGCGCTCGGGCTGTGGCACGGCGACGCGCTCGCCGACGTCCTCGACGCGCCCTTCGCGCAGGCGCCCGCTCGGCGGCTCGCCGGGCTGCGGGCCGAAGCGGCCGAGGACCGGTTCGAAGCCCTGATCCGGCTGGGCGAGCACAACGGCGTCCTGGCCGACCTCACCGCCGCGGCCGAGGCCGACCCGCTGCGCGAACGGCTCGCCGGGCTGCGGATGCGCGCGCTCTGCGCGGCCGGGCGGCAGTCGGAAGCGCTGTCGGTGTACGCCGGGATCCGCCGCACGCTGGCCGACCAGCTCGGCGTCGACCCGTCGGCCGAGCTGCAGGAGATCCACGTCGCCGCGCTGCGGGGCGAGCTGGCGCCGCCGTCGCCGGTGGCCGACCGGCTGCCGACCCGGCTGACGACGTTCATCGGCCGCGACGACGAGCTCAAGCTGCTGGCCGAACTGCTCGGCGGCGCCCGGCTGGTCACCCTGACCGGGCCGGGCGGGGCGGGCAAGACCCGGCTGGCCACCGAAGCGGCGTCCCGGCACCCGGCGCAGCAGCGCGGCCGCGTCTGGTTCGCCGCGCTGGCCGGCGTCCGCGACCCGGACGACCTCGGCGGCGCGCTGCTGAGCGCGCTGGAGGTCCGCGACATCCGCAGCACCGACACCGAGATCCGCCGCCCGCTGGACCCGCTCGACCAGGTCGTCGAGGTGCTCGGCGGCGCGGAAGCCCTGCTGGTGCTGGACAACTGCGAGCACGTCGTCGACGCCGCCGCGGCGCTGGCCGACGAGCTGCTGCAGCGCGCGCCGCGGCTGCGGATCCTGGCCACCAGCCGCGAGCCGCTCGCCATCACCGGGGAAGCGCTGTGCCCGCTCGGCCCGCTGCCGGTGCCCGCGGAACGCGCCGCGCCCGCGGAGGCCGCCGAGCTCGACTCGACGCGGTTGTTCCTCGACCGGGCCGCGGCCGTGCGCCCCGACTTCGTGCTCGACGAGTCCACTGTGGACCAGGTCGGCGAGATCTGCCGCCGGCTCGACGGGATGCCGCTGGCGCTGGAGCTGGCCGCCGCCCGGCTGCGGTCGATGACCGTGGCCCAGATCGCCGGGCGGCTCGGCGACCGGTTCCGGCTGCTCACCTCGGGCAGCCGGACGGCGCTGCCCCGGCAGCGGACGCTGCGCGCGGTCGTCGAGTGGAGCTGGGACCTGCTGACCGAGGCCGAGCTGGTGCTGGCCCGCCGGCTCGCGGTGTTCGCCGGCGGGGCCGAGCTGGCGCCGGTCGAAGCCGTTTGCGCGGACGAGCTGCTGCCCGCGGCCGACGTCCCGTACGTGCTCGGCAGCCTGGTCGAGAAGTCCATTGTGGACACCGTGGAAGGCGCGTCCGGCGAGCCGCGGTACCGGATGCTCGAGACGTTGCGCGCCTACGCCACCGAGCGGCTGGTGGAATCGGGTGAGCACGACCGGATGCGCCGGGCGATGGCCTCCTTCTACGCGGAGCTGGCGCAGCGGCTGGAGCCGACGCTGCGCACCGCCGAGCAGCTGCGCGCGATCGACCAGTACGAGGCCGAGAACGCGAACATGGTCGCCGCCCTGCGCGGCGCGATCGAGATGTCCGATGTGGACAACGCGGTCGAGCTGCTGGACGGGATGTTCTGGTACCTGACCATCCTCGGCCAGGGCAGCCGGGTCGGCGGGCTGATCCGCGAGACCCTCGACTTCGGCGACCGGCTGCCGCCCGCGGTCGGGGCGGCCTACCGGGCGCTCGTCTACCTGATGGACGCGATCCCGGTCCGGTCCGACCAGAGCGAGATCCTCCGGCTGGTCGACGAATGCGTGCGCACGAACGCGGTGGAGCGGTACCCGGGGCTCGCGGTCGCGCTGCCGATGCTGGCCTTCCTGGGTGGCGACCGCGAGATCGCCCTCCGTGAGGTGCACCGGGCCCAGACGAGCGCGGACGCGTGGACGCGCGCCGGCGGGCACTGGGTGGAGAGCTTCCTGCTCGACGACGCGGGCGACGTCGCGGGCGCGGACCGGGCGCGCGACCTGGCGCACGCCGGGTTCCAATCGGTCGGCGACCGCTGGGGCACCGCGATGACGCTGAGTTTCAAGGCGTACGCGCTGTCCCAGGACGGCGACAGCGCGAAGGCCATCGAGATCTACCAGGAGGGCCTGGCGCTGTCGATCGAGCTGCGGTCCTACGAGGACGCCGTGCAGCACTGGTGGCGGCTGGCCGTCGAGCGGGCGCGCGCCGGCGACTTCGAGGGTGCGTGGCGCGACCAAGAAGCCGCGGAGCGCTACGGCGAACACATCACGAACCTGCAGCACCGCGCGATCCTGATGTTCGGGCGGCTCGAACTGCTGTTGCGCACGGGCGAGCTGACCGAGGCGCGGGCGCTGCTCGACCGCGTCACCGCGATGGGCGGCGACGACTGGTTCCCCGGCGGGATCGGCGACGAGTTCGTGCACGCCTTCGAGGCGCGGATCCTGCTGGCCCAGGGACGCGCCGACGAGGCGGAATCGCACGCGGTCGTCGCGATCCGGGCGACGAGCCGGCGGGGCGACATGCCGGACATGGCGGGCGCGGTGGAACTGCTGGCGATGATCCGCGCGCGGCAGGGCAAACCCGAGACGGCGGCCCGGGTGCTCGCCGCGTCGGCGGTCATCCGCGGGCGGCTCGACCTCGGCAGCCCGGAGGTCCGGGAACTCGTCGACGACCTCCGCGCGGCGCTCCCGGACTACGACGCCGTCCACGACGAAACCCGCGCGCTGTCCAAACAGGACGCGATCGACTGGCTCATGGCCGGACTGGACTGA
- a CDS encoding YbaB/EbfC family nucleoid-associated protein, whose product MADQPDREALLAELSALSATATSDDGAVSLSVNTDGVLTRLRLTDAVSGMSPTEIADAVLRTYVAAQRESAKRTGQLLAPLGSGGYLMDRLRWRVQFEPEPVPVAPPAVVPRADDGKVLKDRSSDAPAAPPPAGPVPDDDYYGKGMRFEQAW is encoded by the coding sequence ATGGCTGACCAGCCGGACCGCGAGGCCCTGCTGGCCGAGCTTTCCGCGCTGTCGGCGACGGCGACGTCCGACGACGGCGCGGTTTCGCTGTCGGTCAACACCGACGGCGTGCTGACCCGGCTGCGGCTCACCGACGCCGTCTCGGGGATGTCGCCCACCGAGATCGCGGACGCCGTGCTGCGGACGTACGTTGCCGCGCAACGCGAGTCGGCGAAGCGGACGGGGCAGCTGCTGGCGCCGTTGGGAAGTGGCGGGTACCTGATGGACCGGCTGCGCTGGCGGGTCCAGTTCGAGCCGGAGCCGGTTCCGGTCGCGCCGCCGGCCGTCGTTCCCCGCGCGGACGACGGAAAGGTGCTCAAGGACCGGTCTTCGGACGCGCCGGCCGCGCCGCCGCCGGCCGGGCCCGTGCCGGACGACGACTACTACGGCAAGGGCATGCGGTTCGAGCAGGCTTGGTGA
- a CDS encoding type II toxin-antitoxin system RelE/ParE family toxin, whose product MEWEIELHDEVDQWFVDLCRADPVSADRVEEAIDMLAREGPGLGRPLVDRVHGSRLHNLKELRPASAGSSEIRILFAFDPVRRALLLVAGDKAGNWKGWYDRNVPVAEQRFREHLRHGEERGAR is encoded by the coding sequence ATGGAGTGGGAGATCGAACTGCACGACGAGGTCGACCAGTGGTTCGTGGACCTGTGCCGGGCGGACCCGGTCTCCGCGGATCGGGTCGAAGAGGCGATCGACATGCTCGCTCGAGAAGGTCCCGGCCTCGGGCGGCCGCTCGTCGATCGGGTGCACGGTTCGAGGCTGCACAACCTGAAAGAACTGCGACCTGCTTCCGCGGGCAGCAGCGAGATCAGGATCCTTTTCGCCTTCGACCCCGTCCGGCGAGCGTTGCTCCTTGTCGCCGGCGACAAGGCCGGGAACTGGAAGGGCTGGTACGACCGGAACGTCCCGGTCGCCGAGCAGCGGTTCCGAGAACACCTGAGGCACGGAGAGGAGCGCGGGGCGCGATGA
- a CDS encoding ATP-binding cassette domain-containing protein, producing MSHAIQAEGLVKHFGETKALDGVDLEVPFGQVVGVLGPNGAGKTTAVRILATLMKPDEGRATVGGYDVVKDPVRVRSLIGLTGQYASVDEDLNGTENLVLIGRLYGMPRAHAKKRAAELIERFELTKAAKRPIRTYSGGMRRRLDLAASLVGGPEVLYLDEPTTGLDPHARNEVWDVVRGLVAEGATVLLTTQYLEEADQLADKITVFDHGRVVADGRADELKRRVGGQTLQVRPTQLADMDAVDRILADLAGVRPTRDNGTGLLTAPVNDPVLLSTLVRKLDEAGITADELALRLPSLDEVFLALTGHTAEASTEDTTRDLEGSLA from the coding sequence ATGTCGCACGCGATCCAGGCCGAGGGCCTGGTCAAACACTTCGGGGAAACCAAGGCGCTGGACGGGGTGGACCTCGAGGTCCCGTTCGGCCAGGTGGTCGGGGTGCTCGGGCCGAACGGCGCCGGCAAGACGACCGCCGTCCGGATCCTGGCGACCCTGATGAAACCCGACGAAGGGAGAGCCACCGTCGGCGGCTACGACGTCGTCAAGGATCCCGTCCGGGTCCGCAGCCTGATCGGGCTGACCGGGCAGTACGCCTCGGTCGACGAGGACCTGAACGGGACCGAGAACCTGGTCCTCATCGGACGGCTCTACGGGATGCCCCGCGCGCACGCCAAGAAGCGGGCCGCCGAGCTGATCGAGCGGTTCGAGCTGACCAAGGCGGCCAAACGGCCGATCCGGACGTACTCGGGCGGCATGCGGCGGCGGCTCGACCTGGCCGCCAGCCTCGTCGGCGGCCCGGAGGTGCTCTACCTCGACGAGCCGACCACCGGGCTCGACCCGCACGCCCGCAACGAGGTCTGGGACGTCGTCCGCGGCCTCGTCGCCGAAGGTGCGACGGTGCTGCTGACCACGCAGTACCTCGAAGAAGCCGACCAGCTGGCCGACAAGATCACCGTGTTCGACCACGGCCGCGTCGTCGCCGACGGCCGTGCCGACGAGCTGAAGCGCCGCGTCGGCGGGCAGACGCTGCAGGTGCGCCCGACGCAGCTGGCCGACATGGACGCCGTCGACCGGATCCTCGCCGACCTGGCCGGGGTGCGCCCGACCCGCGACAACGGGACCGGGCTGCTCACCGCGCCGGTCAACGACCCCGTCCTGCTGTCCACTTTGGTCCGCAAGCTGGACGAAGCCGGGATCACCGCGGACGAGCTGGCGCTGCGGCTGCCCAGCCTCGACGAGGTGTTCCTCGCCCTGACCGGGCACACCGCCGAAGCGTCCACTGAGGACACCACCCGCGACCTCGAAGGGAGCCTGGCATGA
- a CDS encoding ABC transporter permease encodes MTTLALDRPAPPRHISPAKGFQHALSLAWRGILKIRKNPEQLADVTLMPIVFLVIFVYLFGGALSGSTDAYLQMVVPGIIVMNILQACLTVGVQLNTDVTKGVFDRFRSMPIARSAPLIGAVLADVVRYVVCLAVLMVVATLMGYRIATSPGEFAVAILLALAFGLSFCWGSVFVGMLMKTPGSAQALMFVFIMPLTFGSNVFVQTSTMPGWLRAWADISPVSLMANALRGLMNGGAVAGPLAGALAWMAGAVVVFFPLATWAYRRRV; translated from the coding sequence ATGACGACCCTGGCACTCGACCGCCCGGCCCCGCCGCGGCACATCAGCCCCGCCAAGGGCTTCCAGCACGCGCTTTCGCTGGCCTGGCGCGGCATCCTGAAGATCCGCAAGAACCCCGAACAGCTCGCCGACGTCACGTTGATGCCGATCGTCTTCCTGGTCATCTTCGTCTACCTGTTCGGCGGCGCGCTGTCCGGCTCGACCGACGCCTACCTGCAGATGGTCGTGCCCGGCATCATCGTGATGAACATCCTGCAGGCCTGCCTGACCGTCGGCGTGCAGCTCAACACCGACGTCACCAAGGGCGTGTTCGACCGCTTCCGCAGCATGCCGATCGCCCGCTCGGCACCGCTGATCGGCGCGGTGCTCGCCGACGTCGTGCGGTACGTCGTGTGCCTGGCCGTGCTGATGGTCGTCGCGACGCTGATGGGCTACCGGATCGCGACCAGCCCCGGCGAGTTCGCCGTGGCCATCCTGCTCGCGCTGGCGTTCGGGCTGAGCTTCTGCTGGGGCTCGGTGTTCGTCGGCATGCTGATGAAGACGCCGGGTTCGGCGCAGGCGCTGATGTTCGTCTTCATCATGCCGCTGACGTTCGGCAGCAACGTGTTCGTGCAGACGTCGACCATGCCGGGCTGGCTGCGGGCGTGGGCCGACATCAGCCCGGTCAGCCTGATGGCGAACGCGCTGCGCGGCCTGATGAACGGCGGCGCGGTCGCCGGGCCGCTGGCCGGTGCGCTGGCCTGGATGGCCGGTGCGGTCGTGGTGTTCTTCCCGCTGGCCACGTGGGCCTACCGCCGGCGGGTGTGA
- the pcp gene encoding pyroglutamyl-peptidase I has product MAKVLMTGFAPFGGEPVNPSWQAVSRLGARRDDVAAVELPCEFGASLPALRAAVEEHRPSLVVCVGQAGGRSDVTPERVAINLVDARIADNAGARPIDVPVVPDGPAAYFSTLPVKACVAAIRAAGVPASVSHTAGTYVCNQVFYGLMHLLATEFPGVRGGFVHVPFSPEQVAASGKQAPSLGVDRIADALEVLADTALKTTDDLVISAGAEH; this is encoded by the coding sequence ATGGCCAAGGTGCTGATGACGGGGTTCGCGCCGTTCGGCGGTGAGCCGGTGAACCCGTCGTGGCAGGCGGTTTCGCGGCTCGGCGCGCGCCGGGACGACGTCGCCGCGGTCGAGCTGCCCTGCGAGTTCGGGGCGTCGCTGCCCGCGCTGCGCGCCGCGGTCGAGGAGCACCGGCCGTCGCTCGTCGTGTGCGTCGGCCAGGCCGGCGGGCGGTCCGACGTCACGCCGGAGCGCGTCGCGATCAACCTCGTCGACGCCCGCATCGCGGACAACGCGGGCGCGCGGCCGATCGACGTCCCCGTGGTCCCGGACGGCCCGGCGGCCTACTTCTCGACGCTGCCGGTGAAGGCCTGCGTGGCGGCGATCCGCGCGGCGGGCGTGCCCGCGTCGGTGTCCCACACCGCCGGGACCTACGTGTGCAACCAGGTCTTCTACGGCCTGATGCACTTGCTGGCCACGGAATTCCCGGGCGTGCGCGGCGGGTTCGTGCACGTGCCGTTCAGCCCGGAGCAGGTCGCGGCCTCGGGCAAGCAGGCACCCTCGCTCGGGGTGGACCGGATCGCCGACGCGCTGGAAGTCCTGGCGGACACGGCATTGAAGACGACCGACGACCTGGTGATCAGCGCGGGCGCGGAGCACTAA
- a CDS encoding M1 family metallopeptidase has protein sequence MRGQKPVVVAAAVVASLCLGTGVAAAGDGWGAQPGSDGAGDSYYPQDGNGGYDVADYNLKVTYDPASHQLTGKQDISARATQSLSSFDLDFKGLTVDSVKVDGRAAKFARTGDHELVVTPSRALWRGRNFKVEIAYHGVPAPINDPALGNNGWQFAQAGGAFAAGEPRSATTWYPVNDTPLDKATFHLAITVPDEWGVIANGREKPSFKAPGGTTHVWAEETPIVPYLTTVAIDKWTFDRQTRKDGTPIVSAFAPGVPDSTKQAEARLPEILDFLESKFGKYPIDAAGGIFLNEQIGFSLETMSRPIYSAGWAGTVPTIVHENAHQWYGDSVAVEHWKDVCLNECFASYATWLWDEGKEGVDLDKQYADDVKKATTTFWNGKLYDMGQGNEFTYVYSKGPMMLHALRNYVGEQAFSRVLKTWPSLHRDGNASMQQFQRYTEAVSHKNLQGFFDAWVYGTGKPADQYLYPGGLKPAA, from the coding sequence ATGAGGGGACAGAAACCGGTCGTCGTCGCGGCCGCCGTGGTCGCCAGCCTCTGCCTGGGCACCGGCGTCGCCGCGGCGGGCGACGGCTGGGGCGCGCAGCCCGGCAGCGACGGCGCCGGGGACAGCTACTACCCGCAGGACGGCAACGGCGGCTACGACGTCGCCGACTACAACCTCAAGGTCACCTACGACCCGGCGTCGCACCAGCTCACCGGGAAACAGGACATCTCCGCGCGGGCGACCCAGTCGCTCAGCTCGTTCGACCTGGACTTCAAGGGCCTGACCGTCGACTCGGTGAAGGTCGACGGCCGGGCCGCGAAGTTCGCCCGGACCGGCGACCACGAGCTGGTCGTCACGCCCTCGCGGGCGCTGTGGCGCGGCCGGAACTTCAAGGTCGAGATCGCCTACCACGGGGTGCCCGCACCGATCAACGATCCGGCGCTCGGCAACAACGGCTGGCAGTTCGCCCAGGCGGGCGGCGCGTTCGCCGCCGGCGAGCCGCGGTCGGCGACCACCTGGTACCCGGTCAACGACACCCCGCTCGACAAGGCCACGTTCCACCTGGCGATCACCGTGCCCGACGAGTGGGGCGTGATCGCCAACGGCCGCGAGAAGCCGTCCTTCAAGGCACCGGGCGGCACCACGCACGTCTGGGCCGAGGAAACGCCGATCGTGCCGTACCTGACGACGGTCGCGATCGACAAGTGGACGTTCGACCGGCAGACCCGCAAGGACGGAACGCCGATCGTCAGCGCGTTCGCCCCCGGTGTGCCCGACTCGACGAAGCAGGCCGAAGCGCGGCTGCCGGAGATCCTCGACTTCCTCGAGTCGAAGTTCGGCAAGTACCCGATCGACGCCGCCGGCGGCATCTTCCTCAACGAGCAGATCGGCTTCTCGCTGGAGACGATGAGCCGGCCGATCTACTCCGCGGGCTGGGCCGGCACGGTGCCGACGATCGTCCACGAGAACGCCCACCAGTGGTACGGCGACTCGGTGGCGGTCGAGCACTGGAAGGACGTCTGCCTCAACGAGTGCTTCGCCTCCTACGCCACGTGGTTGTGGGACGAGGGCAAGGAAGGCGTCGACCTGGACAAGCAGTACGCGGACGACGTCAAGAAGGCCACGACGACGTTCTGGAACGGCAAGCTCTACGACATGGGGCAGGGCAACGAGTTCACGTACGTGTACTCGAAGGGCCCGATGATGCTGCACGCGCTGCGCAACTACGTCGGCGAGCAGGCGTTCTCCCGGGTCCTGAAGACCTGGCCGTCGCTGCACCGCGACGGGAACGCGAGCATGCAGCAGTTCCAGCGGTACACCGAAGCCGTCTCGCACAAGAACCTCCAGGGGTTCTTCGACGCGTGGGTGTACGGCACCGGCAAGCCCGCCGACCAGTACCTGTACCCGGGCGGCCTCAAGCCCGCCGCCTGA
- a CDS encoding helix-turn-helix domain-containing protein: MSRSWKDVKADKAALDRGAGRDVEGARAAAREATEAYVLGFRLAQLREDAGLSQTELARRMGVSQPRISQLEQGDPGQMELDTLRRYITALGGRLRVVADFDDHDVTVSTAERGGACA, encoded by the coding sequence ATGAGCCGGTCCTGGAAGGACGTGAAGGCGGACAAGGCTGCCCTCGATCGGGGCGCCGGCCGGGACGTAGAGGGTGCCCGTGCCGCTGCTCGCGAAGCCACCGAGGCCTACGTGCTCGGGTTCCGCCTCGCTCAGCTCCGCGAGGACGCCGGCCTCAGCCAGACCGAACTCGCCCGGCGCATGGGGGTGAGCCAGCCGAGGATCAGTCAGCTCGAGCAAGGGGATCCCGGGCAGATGGAACTGGACACGCTCCGGCGCTACATCACGGCTCTCGGCGGCCGGCTGCGGGTGGTCGCGGACTTCGACGACCACGACGTCACGGTCTCAACCGCCGAGCGCGGGGGCGCCTGCGCCTGA